A region of the Polaromonas naphthalenivorans CJ2 genome:
GAGTAGAGGAGGGCCAATCTTCCTCGCTTGATACCCGTCGCGCTCTGGCCGGGGCCTTCGGCTTTGACGATATCGATGCTTTCAACAAGCCCTACGTCATCCCAACAAATGAGCAAATGGCTGCAGAGAAGGCTCGCTTCGAGAAAGAGCGCGTGACCCTCAAAGCTGTGCCTCTTGAGTCGGGTAAGCAGCTTGGAAAGCTGGTGGAGGGCACGTCGGCCAACATGTTCTCTGAAGCTGCTGGCATGCCTCAGGCTACAGAGCAGCGTTTTGCCCAACTCACAGATTTCTGCCGTGAGTATTCAGATTGCTCGGACCTTTACTCCGCGACCGACAAGCTGGATGTGTATGCCGGGCTGGATGACATGGTTGCTGACCTAGCTAAAGATGGCTTCACCTTGGTCGGCGCGACTCGGGAAGTAATGATGAAAACTCCGGGTTCCGAGTCGGGGATCAGGGTCAATATCGTCTATGTTGTCGCGTTCCCCAAAGGGCAGGAAGCGGAGAACTTAGCTGTGCCGAGAGCTGTGCATTTCGGGTAACGAGTTGGGTGTTAACTCGGAAAACCCCCCAGCTCATCTTTCAAATCACTGAAATTCAAACTTGGTGCGGGTTTGCTGGCGATCTTACGCATTTACGAAGGAATCCTTACGCCTGCTCTAGTGCAGCCTGCAGCTCCAACAGGTTCGCCTCATCAAGGATCATCTACCATTTTGAGAATTCACATATTCCCTTGAGGAATATTTATCTTCCCAATATTTTATTTTTAGGAACACTAATATTCCCAATTATTCATATGGCGTGGTACATTTGTAGTTCTTACCGAAACCAAACGAGGCCAGCTTCATGAACGACGAACCAAAAATAACCACGATCACCAGCATTTGCGTGGTCCTTATCCGCGAAGTGCGCGCAGAGCGCGGCATCCATCAGGCGCAAGTCGCGGACTGGATTGGGAAAACACCAAGCGCTTGGACGAAAGTGGAGGCAGGTAAGAGTCCGCTGCCGCTTGAGACGTTCGTCCGCGTTTGCAACAGCATGCAGGTCATGCCGTCCGCGGTGATGGCCACGGCGGAGCGGTACGCGGCGTTGCTTAGCCAAAAAGCAGGCTGGGTGGTCCTTACGACGGAACTGGACTTCAGCGAAGATGGTCTGTTGCGCCAAGCGCAGGAATACTGGGCTTCGCCGGGGTGCCGCAACGTGATACCGAATCGCTGGAGCTTCGGGTCGGTGTTGAACGGCCCGACGTACAACACCGACCAATCGATCAGCCTCGCCGCCGTGTTTCAGTTCGCGGTCGATCCCGTGTTCCGCGAGTTGCAACTGAATCCACCGACCGTGATCATGGGAGCACTTTGACTTGTCCAGCGATTAGCTTTCGCGCAGCAGCGCCAAGATCGGGTGAGGCAAGTTCAAGCTGCTACGACCGCTGCAACCGACTTAGCGCGTGCTTTAAATTCCGAATTCTGAGACGACCCATTTTTACGGCTACCAGCCTACTTGGAATCCATCGCTGGCTCGTAGCTCGCCGCCAACGAAAAAACGCCCCATAGGGGGCGCTTTGATTCATACTTTTTTACTCAAATGATGAAATAAATAAATACACATAAGAGTAAATGTATTTAAATTTCTCAGTCGGGCAACGTGGCGATAAAAGCTCGCAGCAGCTCAGAAATCGACGTCTTGTTTTTTGCGGCGTGAATTTTCAACTTTTGATGGTCTGCTTCAGACACCTGGGCATTGATACGCACCAAGACCGGTTGATCTGCCATTGATAGGTTTTGCTTGTTGACGCTGGGACGGCCAGCGGCCAGGCCTGTGGTTTTTTTGTTCATGTACATTTGTACTTTTATTTATTTGAGTAATTGTGTTAATTCGTTTTTGAGTAAGCGAAAATCTGCCGCTGCATCACCGTTCGCCTCAAGGTCAAAAACTGTCTGCCCGGTCGCCGCCGTGCTTGGGTATGCAACACGTTGCATGATCCGGCTCGTTAAGACGGGCAACCCGTAGCCCGCCAAGGCATCGGCGACCTCCTGGCCAAGCTTCGTGCCCGCGATGGCTCGTGACACCACGAAGGCGGCCTGCAGTCGCCCGTCCGTGACTTCAATCCGCTGTTTAACCAGATCAACAAGATCAGCCGCCGCCCAGATGTCGTAAGGCGATGGCTGGACCGGGATCAGCACGAAATTCGCAGCCTTGATGGCCGAGACGGCCAAATCCGACGCTTGGGGCGCCCCGTCGATAACCACAAAATCTGTTTTTGCCAAGCTCTTGAGGTCACGTTCAATCGTCGGGCGGTCGATCCCGATCACTGATAACGGTTGTTCTTCCCGAGCTGCCGACCAGTCGCGGGCGCTGCCTTGAGGGTCTGAGTCCACAAGCACGACGCTTGCGCCGTCGAGCTGCAACACACGGGCCAAGTGGGTTGCAATTGTGGTTTTCCCGCTTCCACCCTTTTGGTTCAAAACCGCGATTACTTTCATGCTATTCCTGTGGTTATGCGAATATATAAAAGAGTATATGTGTTTTTGAGTAAAAGAGTAATGTGTTTTTGTGTTGAGCTTCCAGGGGGACGCTTCAGGAAACGGAAATAAAGCACTACAAGGGCGTTTCCCGTTAGCGCAGTTCGCCACCTCTGAACATCGGGTTCATACAGGTGTTCGGCATTCTAAAAAGTCATGTTTTTGAGTCTTGGTTTAACGACATCCCCATCAGGTCCGCCAACCCCAAAAGGCAAGTGAGAACACAATCAGGGCCAAGAGAAAAAGAGCTGCTCCAAGAACGCGAATAACCAGCATGGCTGGCGTGCCAAAGGCCTTTGAGAACGAGCAAGCGTTTTTGGCGTGCCTTTCCTGCACTTCCACGGGCAGCGATGATAGGGGGTCCGGAATGAACGGCGGGTCCGGGAGCTTTGCAAAAACACCGGAAAAGATCACCCACATGACTCCCCCTATGCAGACGAGGAGGAGTATTTGAAACAAAGTTTCGACGTAGCCAGGGACGACAAAACCTTTTACTTGCAGCATCCGAAGCAACCAGGCGCTGGCGACGATAGTCGTGACACAAACGGAGAAAATAACAGTATTACGTACTATGGGGGACATGGCATTCCGACCGCGTTTGATCATCAAGGATTGCCTTGCTTTTTTCCAGCGTAAATTTCAGCGCTTTGAATGGCCATCAGGTGGGTGATGGCGTCGCGGGCGCATTTAAATGCAATCGCCTCGTTCTGGGTCCACTGCCGCATGAATCAATCCTCCGGGATCAGGTCTGCGCAGGCTCTACGGCGGGAGCAGCTGGCAAGGGGGAAAGCCCAAACAATTCACGGTCATCAGCGCGGGTCAGGTACTCGTCGAGCTGGCTGATCATCTTGAGTTTTGCAGCTTCATTTTTTCCCATCCGATCCAACATGTAAGCACCCAGAAGTATTTTCTTTCGGG
Encoded here:
- a CDS encoding helix-turn-helix domain-containing protein, which codes for MNDEPKITTITSICVVLIREVRAERGIHQAQVADWIGKTPSAWTKVEAGKSPLPLETFVRVCNSMQVMPSAVMATAERYAALLSQKAGWVVLTTELDFSEDGLLRQAQEYWASPGCRNVIPNRWSFGSVLNGPTYNTDQSISLAAVFQFAVDPVFRELQLNPPTVIMGAL
- the parA gene encoding ParA family partition ATPase, producing MKVIAVLNQKGGSGKTTIATHLARVLQLDGASVVLVDSDPQGSARDWSAAREEQPLSVIGIDRPTIERDLKSLAKTDFVVIDGAPQASDLAVSAIKAANFVLIPVQPSPYDIWAAADLVDLVKQRIEVTDGRLQAAFVVSRAIAGTKLGQEVADALAGYGLPVLTSRIMQRVAYPSTAATGQTVFDLEANGDAAADFRLLKNELTQLLK